The Oncorhynchus nerka isolate Pitt River linkage group LG12, Oner_Uvic_2.0, whole genome shotgun sequence genome includes a region encoding these proteins:
- the LOC115138306 gene encoding uncharacterized protein LOC115138306 isoform X1 yields MEQIHSIGSRCTIICKGGDLKSTPSSPFVSVQYNGMLYHFYFTVWDVCGQCQEVNLDDQEVVEAQPEKHMVQQLKGTCWACMWALNKVKKHISSSSSEVQIKQKLLSVCDKLGLLKSLCKGMVKKHLWVLVEELSTSDDVRTICVNIKACKPKYILDLSY; encoded by the exons ATGGAGCAGATCCATTCGATTGGGTCACGGTGTACGATAATCTGTAAAGGGGGGGACCTAAAATCCACTCCAAGTTCACCTTTCGTTTCAGTACAATATAATGGAATGTTGTACCATTTTTACTTCACAGTTTGGGACGTCTGTGGACAATGCCAAGAGGTTAACCTTGATGACCAGGAAGTAGTAGAAGCACAGCCAGAAAAGCACATG GTGCAACAGTTAAAGGGAACATGCTGGGCGTGTATGTGGGCACTGAACAAAGTGAAGAAAcacatctcctcttcctctagcgaG GTGCAGATAAAGCAGAAGCTATTGTCTGTTTGCGATAAATTGGGCCTCCTTAAATCTCTGTGTAAAGGCATGGTGAAAAAGCACTTGTGGGTGTTGGTTGAGGAGCTTAGCACCAGCGATGACGTGAGGACCATCTGCGTTAACATTAAGGCCTGCAA accaaaatacattttggatctGAGCTACTGA
- the LOC115138306 gene encoding antimicrobial peptide NK-lysin-like isoform X2: MKTSLVLLTLSLLACSVWDVCGQCQEVNLDDQEVVEAQPEKHMVQQLKGTCWACMWALNKVKKHISSSSSEVQIKQKLLSVCDKLGLLKSLCKGMVKKHLWVLVEELSTSDDVRTICVNIKACKPKYILDLSY, encoded by the exons ATGAAGACATCTCTGGTCCTCCTTACCCTCAGCCTACTGGCTTGTTCAG TTTGGGACGTCTGTGGACAATGCCAAGAGGTTAACCTTGATGACCAGGAAGTAGTAGAAGCACAGCCAGAAAAGCACATG GTGCAACAGTTAAAGGGAACATGCTGGGCGTGTATGTGGGCACTGAACAAAGTGAAGAAAcacatctcctcttcctctagcgaG GTGCAGATAAAGCAGAAGCTATTGTCTGTTTGCGATAAATTGGGCCTCCTTAAATCTCTGTGTAAAGGCATGGTGAAAAAGCACTTGTGGGTGTTGGTTGAGGAGCTTAGCACCAGCGATGACGTGAGGACCATCTGCGTTAACATTAAGGCCTGCAA accaaaatacattttggatctGAGCTACTGA